One window from the genome of Paraconexibacter algicola encodes:
- a CDS encoding fused MFS/spermidine synthase, whose protein sequence is MTGDASPPPADRARPLPPALAAALVAGASGAVLVLEILGVRLLAPYVGLTLETTTSIIGVVLGGIAAGSAVGGRLADRTDPRGLVALLLTAGGVLALLTVPIVRGLGPSSSGGGGALALTTVALLPAATVLSAITPAVARLQLADLASTGTVYGRLSGWATAGALAGTFVTGFVVVPLVPVSTAVVLVGGALVACGLLAAVRACTSSRRAAAGPAAGATVLALLALASGSPCDVESTYHCARVEIDPQRASGRILLLDDLQHSYVDLDDPQRLAFAYTRWIGDALDAAAPAGRPLDAVFVGGGGFTLPRYLLATRPGSRARVLEVDGKVVELARERLGLRRSAALRVDVGDARVTLRGRPADSADVLVGDAFGQVAVPWHLTTREWHDDVRRVLRPGGIYALNVIDRGDLGLLRAVTATVLDRFADVRLVRAAPGTAGSANAVLLASDRPLPATARSSAQGARTLDRPAVVRFAAGADVLTDDDAPVDQLHDAR, encoded by the coding sequence GTGACCGGCGACGCGTCCCCTCCGCCCGCCGACCGCGCCCGGCCGCTGCCCCCGGCGCTCGCCGCCGCGCTGGTGGCTGGGGCGTCGGGCGCGGTGCTCGTGCTGGAGATCCTCGGGGTGCGGCTGCTCGCCCCCTACGTCGGGCTGACGCTGGAGACGACGACGTCGATCATCGGCGTCGTGCTCGGCGGGATCGCCGCCGGCTCCGCGGTCGGCGGCCGCCTCGCCGACCGCACCGACCCGCGCGGGCTCGTCGCGCTGCTGCTCACGGCCGGTGGCGTGCTCGCCCTGCTGACCGTGCCGATCGTCCGCGGGCTCGGCCCGTCCTCCTCCGGCGGGGGCGGGGCGCTCGCGCTCACCACCGTGGCGCTGCTGCCCGCCGCCACCGTGCTGTCGGCGATCACCCCCGCCGTCGCGCGGCTGCAGCTCGCCGACCTCGCGAGCACCGGCACCGTGTACGGGCGGCTGTCCGGCTGGGCGACCGCGGGCGCCCTCGCCGGCACGTTCGTCACCGGATTCGTCGTCGTGCCGCTCGTCCCCGTCAGCACGGCGGTCGTGCTCGTCGGCGGCGCGCTCGTGGCGTGCGGCCTGCTCGCCGCGGTCCGCGCCTGCACGTCCTCGCGGCGGGCGGCGGCCGGGCCCGCCGCGGGTGCGACGGTGCTCGCGCTGCTGGCGCTCGCCTCCGGCTCCCCGTGCGACGTCGAGTCGACCTACCACTGCGCGCGCGTGGAGATCGACCCCCAGCGCGCCTCCGGCCGGATCCTCCTGCTCGACGACCTGCAGCACAGCTACGTGGATCTCGACGACCCGCAGCGCCTCGCGTTCGCGTACACGCGCTGGATCGGGGACGCGCTCGACGCCGCGGCGCCCGCGGGCCGGCCGCTCGACGCGGTGTTCGTCGGCGGTGGCGGGTTCACGCTGCCCCGGTACCTGCTCGCCACCCGGCCGGGCTCGCGCGCCCGCGTGCTGGAGGTCGACGGGAAGGTCGTGGAGCTCGCGCGCGAGCGGCTCGGGCTACGCCGGTCCGCCGCGCTGCGCGTGGACGTCGGCGACGCGCGCGTGACGCTACGCGGCCGGCCGGCGGACTCCGCCGACGTGCTCGTCGGCGACGCGTTCGGGCAGGTCGCGGTGCCGTGGCACCTCACGACCCGGGAGTGGCACGACGACGTGCGTCGCGTGCTGCGACCCGGCGGGATCTACGCGCTGAACGTCATCGACCGCGGCGACCTCGGCCTGCTGCGCGCGGTCACCGCGACGGTGCTCGACCGCTTCGCCGACGTGCGGCTCGTCCGCGCCGCCCCGGGCACGGCGGGCAGCGCCAACGCGGTGCTGCTCGCCTCCGACCGGCCGCTGCCCGCGACCGCGCGGTCCAGCGCGCAGGGCGCACGGACGCTCGACCGGCCCGCGGTCGTGCGCTTCGCCGCCGGGGCCGACGTCCTCACCGACGACGACGCGCCGGTCGACCAGCTGCACGACGCGCGCTGA
- a CDS encoding NAD-dependent malic enzyme translates to MPLDVTYKLQVPHKPGQLQKVAAVIADHKGLIGDIVTIHLGRELTDREITVEVRDPQHGAELAASLSGLEGVRLVWHHDRAFLRHEGGKLRTEAVTPVRTPQEMRDVYTPGVARVCSAIAENPQLAAKFTSIGRTVAICTNGSRVLGLGDIGPVASMPVMEGKAVFYSQFAGISAVPVLVDTKDVDEFVETVVRIAPSFGGIHLEDISAPECFEIERRLIERLGVPVMHDDVHGTAVVSVAAVLTVCRALGRDLGEVTVGQLGLGAAGYGIAALVAEAGAAAVVAFDPNGDSHGRAGEAGIEVTTMDDVFARADIVVATTGRPGLITPSMVRPGQAILALTNPIAEIDPDAALAAGAGFAADGRSVNNVIGYPGIFRGALLAGADRITSGMKLAAARAISELTEGDDLVPDALEAAVHTRVAEAVHAAALEEGHARPDQAPSGL, encoded by the coding sequence ATGCCGCTCGACGTCACGTACAAGCTGCAGGTCCCGCACAAGCCCGGCCAGCTCCAGAAGGTCGCGGCGGTCATCGCCGATCACAAGGGCCTGATCGGCGACATCGTCACGATCCACCTCGGCCGCGAGCTGACCGACCGCGAGATCACGGTCGAGGTCCGCGACCCGCAGCACGGCGCCGAGCTCGCCGCGTCGCTCTCCGGCCTGGAGGGCGTGCGGCTGGTCTGGCACCACGACCGCGCGTTCCTGCGCCACGAGGGCGGCAAGCTCCGCACCGAGGCGGTCACCCCGGTGCGCACGCCGCAGGAGATGCGCGACGTCTACACCCCGGGGGTGGCGCGCGTCTGCAGCGCGATCGCGGAGAACCCGCAGCTGGCCGCGAAGTTCACGTCGATCGGGCGGACCGTCGCGATCTGCACCAACGGCTCGCGCGTGCTCGGGCTCGGCGACATCGGCCCGGTCGCCTCGATGCCGGTGATGGAGGGCAAGGCGGTCTTCTACTCGCAGTTCGCGGGGATCAGCGCGGTGCCGGTGCTCGTGGACACGAAGGACGTCGACGAGTTCGTCGAGACCGTCGTGCGGATCGCCCCGTCGTTCGGGGGCATCCACCTCGAGGACATCAGCGCGCCCGAGTGCTTCGAGATCGAGCGGCGCCTGATCGAGCGGCTCGGCGTGCCGGTCATGCACGACGACGTCCACGGCACCGCGGTCGTGTCGGTCGCCGCCGTGCTGACGGTCTGCCGCGCGCTCGGCCGCGACCTCGGGGAGGTGACGGTCGGCCAGCTCGGCCTCGGCGCGGCCGGCTACGGCATCGCCGCGCTCGTGGCCGAGGCCGGGGCTGCGGCGGTCGTCGCGTTCGACCCCAACGGGGACTCGCACGGGCGCGCGGGCGAGGCGGGCATCGAGGTCACGACGATGGACGACGTGTTCGCGCGCGCGGACATCGTCGTCGCCACCACCGGTCGTCCCGGCCTCATCACCCCGTCGATGGTCCGGCCGGGCCAGGCGATCCTCGCGCTGACGAACCCGATCGCGGAGATCGACCCGGACGCCGCGCTCGCCGCGGGCGCGGGCTTCGCCGCCGACGGGCGCTCGGTCAACAACGTGATCGGCTACCCGGGCATCTTCCGCGGGGCGCTGCTGGCGGGCGCCGACCGCATCACCTCCGGGATGAAGCTCGCGGCCGCCCGCGCGATCAGCGAGCTGACCGAGGGCGACGACCTCGTGCCCGACGCGCTGGAGGCCGCCGTGCACACGCGCGTGGCGGAGGCCGTGCACGCCGCCGCGCTGGAGGAGGGGCACGCCCGCCCCGACCAGGCGCCGTCCGGGCTCTGA
- a CDS encoding calcium-binding protein → MTRPRSRILAVLALLAALPAVAFATGIEGTPRDDLLRGSQQADTLTGLGGDDELRAFDGDDTLDGGPGDDRLLAGRGADTLVGGPGADRLIAGPGRDVLRGGPGSDVLAARDGEPDTIHCGPGGRDRATLDLVDVIADATPQRPDGACELVDRAPPKTG, encoded by the coding sequence GTGACCCGTCCGCGCTCCCGCATCCTCGCCGTCCTCGCGCTCCTCGCCGCCCTGCCCGCGGTGGCGTTCGCGACCGGGATCGAGGGCACGCCGCGCGACGACCTGCTCCGCGGCTCCCAGCAGGCGGACACGCTCACGGGCCTCGGGGGCGACGACGAGCTGCGCGCCTTCGACGGCGACGACACGCTGGACGGCGGACCGGGCGACGACCGCCTGCTCGCCGGCCGCGGGGCGGACACGCTGGTGGGCGGCCCCGGGGCCGACCGGCTGATCGCCGGCCCGGGACGGGACGTCCTGCGCGGCGGGCCGGGCAGCGACGTGCTCGCCGCGCGCGACGGCGAGCCGGACACGATCCACTGCGGCCCGGGCGGCCGCGACCGCGCGACGCTCGACCTCGTCGACGTCATCGCCGACGCGACGCCGCAGCGGCCGGACGGGGCGTGCGAGCTGGTCGACCGCGCCCCGCCGAAGACCGGCTGA
- the rsgA gene encoding ribosome small subunit-dependent GTPase A codes for MTALGLRPRTARALQKLELGGTAKAARVVSVDRGRLLMVDDGTGPIPAVVSGTVRHRGREATAFPVTGDWVALDGDRVLAVLPRVGLLQRPTPTGPEPLVAHVDLVLVAHALAEDRAVDRLPRFTALAAAAGVPVVVLLTKADLLDDVEAEKAQLSFELGGAKVLAVSSATGLGLDAVRALIPIGTTAAVLGASGAGKSTLANALLGEDRQKTGAVREDDGRGRHITVRRDLLALPDGGLLIDTPGLRTVGVRGDVRAAFQDIAALAGECRFADCAHEQEPGCAVQEAIGDGRLAASRFATFLSLDAEAASVAARETAGRRKAGSGRRPRDGAPAGGWRHAD; via the coding sequence TTGACCGCCCTGGGACTCCGCCCGCGCACCGCCCGTGCGCTGCAGAAGCTGGAGCTCGGCGGCACGGCGAAGGCCGCGCGGGTCGTCTCCGTGGATCGCGGCCGCCTCCTCATGGTCGACGACGGCACGGGCCCGATCCCCGCCGTCGTCTCGGGCACCGTCCGTCACCGCGGTCGCGAGGCGACCGCGTTCCCCGTCACCGGCGACTGGGTCGCGCTCGACGGCGACCGCGTCCTCGCCGTGCTGCCGCGCGTCGGCCTGCTGCAGCGGCCCACCCCGACCGGCCCGGAGCCGCTCGTCGCGCACGTCGACCTCGTCCTCGTCGCCCACGCGCTGGCCGAGGACCGGGCCGTGGACCGGCTGCCGCGCTTCACCGCGCTGGCCGCCGCCGCGGGCGTCCCGGTCGTCGTGCTGCTGACGAAGGCCGACCTGCTCGACGACGTCGAGGCGGAGAAGGCGCAGCTGTCCTTCGAGCTGGGCGGCGCGAAGGTGCTCGCGGTCAGCTCCGCCACCGGCCTGGGCCTCGACGCGGTCCGGGCGCTGATCCCGATCGGCACGACCGCCGCGGTGCTCGGCGCGTCCGGCGCGGGCAAGTCGACGCTCGCCAACGCGCTGCTCGGCGAGGACCGCCAGAAGACCGGCGCCGTGCGCGAGGACGACGGTCGTGGCCGGCACATCACCGTCCGCCGCGACCTCCTGGCCCTGCCCGACGGTGGCCTGCTGATCGACACGCCGGGCCTGCGGACGGTCGGGGTGCGCGGCGACGTGCGCGCCGCGTTCCAGGACATCGCCGCGCTGGCGGGCGAGTGCCGGTTCGCGGACTGCGCGCACGAGCAGGAGCCCGGGTGCGCGGTGCAGGAGGCGATCGGGGACGGCCGTCTGGCCGCGTCGCGGTTCGCGACGTTCCTGAGCCTCGACGCGGAGGCCGCGAGCGTCGCGGCGCGCGAGACCGCCGGGCGGCGCAAGGCCGGCAGCGGCCGGCGCCCGCGCGACGGCGCCCCGGCGGGCGGCTGGCGCCACGCCGACTGA
- a CDS encoding WD40/YVTN/BNR-like repeat-containing protein, which produces MRSTRTTITVAVAAAGLAAAAAAPAAANVQVGSSAWEWGNPQPQGNTLRATDFRGATGYAVGDFGTLLKSSDGGLTWAGLQTGTFTNLTEVQAVDDTTLVAGGGCVARRSDDGGRTFSRIAFTPVENSCKEPLAALSFPQKTVGFLALADGTVLQTADGGTAFAQKSAIPGTRAPGGRDTPTALWFTSPTTGFAATTGGKIFSTVDAGNSWKLVSDTNRAVRDVTFFDATTGYAVGDGGLFLRTTDSGVTWTPKDLGVARNYTGVRCSTALQSVVSTAEGDVVVRTTDGGDTANALTPSTDKILAASFASATRLVAAGERGTTVVSDDAGTTFAPIGGRLTGTFSRLRAGLQPGTAFAPGADGALGKTTDGGRTWTRANVATSEDVLDVAFPTATVGYALDVQGGLFRTADGGATWKTLDTGTTARPNAVVATSPDTVLVLGPTGVRRSADGGNVFDAVRSDAVARTALTDAERAGSAVVAWGRQDIVRTTDGGRTWTTIRKPGTYKRVKGKLRNRLVVGRVDFVDQRVGYVQDGTSRLWRTANGGRTWTELPGTGTNRFDGLQFSSATSGYLVAQGGFGDVPSAGILYRTTDGGKTFAPQVVSPTVIGPTGLVAPGGGSDYLLAGVADLFATTKGGVSGAASTLSITTKQKRYTKVTKITVTGKLTPATGTERVTVSRRPEGSVRWIAQTVKVAANGAFTTSWTVTRGANLFVAQWAGDFDSAGDGSPLLNVVVSAKKKKR; this is translated from the coding sequence ATGCGCAGCACCAGAACCACGATCACCGTCGCAGTCGCGGCGGCCGGTCTCGCGGCCGCGGCCGCCGCGCCGGCCGCCGCGAACGTCCAGGTCGGCAGCTCCGCCTGGGAGTGGGGCAACCCCCAGCCGCAGGGCAACACGCTGCGCGCCACCGACTTCCGCGGCGCCACCGGCTACGCCGTTGGCGACTTCGGCACGCTGCTGAAGAGCAGCGACGGCGGTCTCACCTGGGCCGGCCTGCAGACCGGCACGTTCACGAACCTCACCGAGGTCCAGGCCGTCGACGACACGACGCTCGTCGCCGGTGGCGGCTGCGTCGCCCGGCGCTCCGACGACGGCGGCCGCACGTTCTCGCGAATCGCCTTCACCCCGGTGGAGAACAGCTGCAAGGAGCCGCTCGCGGCGCTGAGCTTCCCGCAGAAGACCGTCGGGTTCCTCGCGCTCGCCGACGGGACCGTGCTGCAGACCGCCGACGGGGGGACGGCGTTCGCGCAGAAGAGCGCGATCCCCGGCACCCGCGCGCCGGGCGGGCGCGACACGCCGACCGCCCTGTGGTTCACCTCCCCGACCACCGGCTTCGCCGCGACGACCGGCGGCAAGATCTTCTCCACCGTCGACGCGGGCAACTCGTGGAAGCTCGTGAGCGACACCAACCGCGCCGTCCGCGACGTCACGTTCTTCGACGCGACGACCGGCTACGCCGTCGGGGACGGCGGCCTCTTCCTGCGCACCACCGACAGCGGCGTGACGTGGACGCCGAAGGACCTCGGCGTCGCCCGCAACTACACCGGGGTGCGGTGCTCCACGGCACTGCAGAGCGTCGTCTCGACCGCCGAGGGCGACGTGGTGGTCCGCACGACCGACGGCGGCGACACCGCGAACGCGCTGACGCCGTCGACCGACAAGATCCTCGCCGCCTCGTTCGCCTCGGCCACGCGGCTCGTCGCCGCCGGCGAGCGCGGCACGACCGTCGTCAGCGACGACGCCGGCACGACGTTCGCGCCTATCGGCGGCCGCCTCACCGGCACGTTCTCGCGGCTGCGGGCGGGCCTGCAGCCCGGCACCGCGTTCGCTCCCGGCGCCGACGGCGCGCTCGGCAAGACCACCGACGGCGGCAGGACCTGGACGCGCGCGAACGTCGCGACCAGCGAGGACGTCCTGGACGTCGCGTTCCCCACCGCGACGGTCGGCTACGCGCTCGACGTGCAGGGCGGCCTGTTCCGCACCGCGGACGGCGGCGCGACCTGGAAGACGCTGGACACCGGCACGACCGCCCGGCCCAACGCGGTCGTCGCGACGAGCCCGGACACCGTGCTGGTGCTCGGCCCGACCGGGGTCCGCCGCTCCGCCGACGGCGGCAACGTCTTCGACGCCGTCCGCAGCGACGCGGTCGCGCGCACCGCGCTGACCGACGCCGAGCGCGCCGGGTCGGCGGTGGTCGCCTGGGGCCGTCAGGACATCGTGCGCACCACCGACGGCGGCCGCACCTGGACGACGATCCGCAAGCCCGGCACCTACAAGCGGGTCAAGGGCAAGCTGCGCAACCGCCTGGTCGTCGGTCGCGTCGACTTCGTCGACCAGCGCGTCGGCTACGTGCAGGACGGGACCTCGCGGCTGTGGCGCACCGCCAACGGCGGCCGGACCTGGACGGAGCTGCCCGGCACGGGCACCAACCGCTTCGACGGCCTGCAGTTCTCCTCCGCGACCAGCGGCTACCTCGTCGCGCAGGGCGGCTTCGGGGACGTCCCGTCGGCGGGCATCCTCTACCGCACGACCGACGGCGGGAAGACCTTCGCGCCGCAGGTCGTCTCGCCGACGGTCATCGGGCCGACCGGGCTCGTCGCCCCCGGCGGCGGCAGCGACTACCTCCTGGCCGGCGTCGCCGACCTGTTCGCCACGACGAAGGGCGGCGTCTCCGGCGCGGCGTCGACGCTGAGCATCACGACGAAGCAGAAGCGGTACACGAAGGTCACGAAGATCACCGTCACCGGCAAGCTCACGCCCGCGACGGGCACCGAGCGGGTGACCGTGTCGCGGCGTCCCGAGGGCAGCGTGCGCTGGATCGCCCAGACCGTGAAGGTCGCGGCCAACGGCGCGTTCACCACGAGCTGGACGGTCACGCGCGGCGCGAACCTGTTCGTCGCCCAGTGGGCGGGCGACTTCGACAGCGCCGGCGACGGGTCGCCGCTGCTGAACGTCGTCGTCAGCGCGAAGAAGAAGAAGCGGTAG
- a CDS encoding glycosyltransferase family 2 protein, whose amino-acid sequence MPSARPAVDVVAPVAGDAALVRAVLARLRGLERRDGDTVTVVDNRGVGVEDPDVLVATAVRTSYHARNRGAARGTAPWLLFLDADVDPPADLLDRLFSPVPGEHVGVLAGAVRDSDPGPRGTAAERYAHLKSSMSQETTLARDRGRFAFAQTANAAVRRSAFVVVGGFREEVRSGGDADLCFRLAAAGWALERRPDAAVVHRNRTTVRAMLGQRFRHGTGAAWLAAEHPGALPARRWPGLLAWGVRRAGAGVRAGLRGDRDAALVGLLDGPAVWAFELGRRVPNRELPAAGRARRGGASAPGGPGGPGGPGEAQAPDGPPEARDGDGPPPGHGPGPGPGPDPDPDGQ is encoded by the coding sequence GTGCCGTCCGCCCGTCCTGCCGTCGACGTCGTCGCACCGGTGGCGGGGGACGCCGCGCTCGTGCGCGCGGTCCTCGCGCGGCTGCGCGGGCTGGAGCGTCGCGACGGCGACACCGTGACCGTCGTGGACAACCGCGGGGTCGGCGTGGAGGACCCGGACGTGCTCGTGGCGACCGCGGTGCGGACCTCCTACCACGCGCGCAACCGCGGGGCGGCGCGCGGCACGGCGCCGTGGCTGCTGTTCCTCGACGCCGACGTGGACCCGCCCGCGGACCTCCTGGACCGCCTCTTCTCCCCCGTCCCCGGCGAGCACGTCGGGGTCCTCGCGGGCGCCGTGCGCGACAGCGACCCCGGGCCGCGCGGCACGGCGGCGGAGCGCTACGCCCACCTGAAGTCGTCGATGAGCCAGGAGACGACGCTCGCCCGGGACCGCGGGCGGTTCGCCTTCGCGCAGACCGCGAACGCCGCGGTGCGCCGGTCCGCGTTCGTCGTGGTCGGCGGGTTCCGCGAGGAGGTCCGCTCGGGCGGTGACGCCGACCTCTGCTTCCGCCTCGCCGCCGCCGGCTGGGCGCTGGAGCGCCGCCCCGACGCGGCGGTCGTGCACCGCAACCGCACGACGGTCCGCGCGATGCTCGGGCAGCGGTTCCGGCACGGGACCGGCGCCGCGTGGCTGGCCGCCGAGCACCCGGGGGCACTGCCCGCCCGGCGCTGGCCGGGCCTGCTGGCGTGGGGAGTCCGTCGCGCCGGGGCGGGCGTGCGCGCGGGCCTGCGCGGCGACCGGGACGCGGCGCTCGTCGGCCTGCTCGACGGGCCTGCGGTGTGGGCGTTCGAGCTCGGCCGTCGGGTGCCCAACCGCGAGCTGCCCGCGGCCGGGCGCGCGCGGCGCGGCGGCGCGTCCGCCCCCGGCGGTCCCGGCGGTCCCGGCGGTCCCGGCGAAGCGCAGGCCCCCGACGGGCCGCCGGAGGCGCGGGACGGCGACGGCCCGCCGCCCGGCCACGGCCCTGGCCCCGGCCCCGGCCCCGACCCCGACCCCGACGGTCAGTAG
- a CDS encoding cytochrome P450: MSLAGPRPLGPMERTPFGRMALDLRSEARTRRAGAIPFPPGDTRPSARRTRRFATDPLHVLLDGYDRHGPVFTQRVFHGNVVFVLGPQANHHVLVSGAANFSWRKGHFSDLVPLLGDGLLTIDGDFHRRSRRIMLPAFHKERIRASVTTMQEETDRAVAGLRAGTTIDLDHWTRELALRIAMRALFGLDPDAAARDLDAAREFEHALGFYARDYTLQILRGPRTPWARMQQARRRLDGLILGEIQRRRRSGERGPDILSMLLDAQDEDGSRLSDQHVRDEVMTLLFAGHDTTTSTVSFLFHELSRTPQARERLRAKLDDGDGELERVLDETLRLYPPAWIGPRRSIEPFELCGHRIPGDVPVNYCSWASHRLPDVWDEPDAFRPDRFLPGGEVSRLPKGAYVPFGGGSRTCIGMRFGQAEIAIIVRELVRRFDLDLPPGFRLRIRQMPTISPADGMPMTLRAV; this comes from the coding sequence ATGTCGCTCGCGGGTCCCCGTCCCCTCGGTCCGATGGAGCGCACGCCGTTCGGGCGGATGGCGCTCGACCTGCGCTCCGAGGCCCGCACGCGCCGCGCGGGCGCGATCCCGTTCCCGCCCGGGGACACGCGCCCCAGCGCCCGCCGCACGCGCCGCTTCGCCACCGACCCGCTGCACGTCCTGCTCGACGGCTACGACCGCCACGGGCCGGTGTTCACGCAGCGGGTCTTCCACGGCAACGTCGTCTTCGTCCTCGGCCCGCAGGCCAACCACCACGTGCTCGTCTCCGGTGCCGCGAACTTCTCGTGGCGCAAGGGGCACTTCAGCGACCTCGTGCCGCTGCTGGGCGACGGGCTGCTGACGATCGACGGGGACTTCCACCGCCGCTCCCGGCGGATCATGCTCCCCGCCTTCCACAAGGAGCGCATCCGCGCCTCGGTCACGACGATGCAGGAGGAGACCGACCGCGCGGTCGCCGGCCTGCGCGCCGGCACGACGATCGACCTCGACCACTGGACGCGCGAGCTCGCGCTGCGGATCGCGATGCGCGCCCTGTTCGGCCTGGACCCGGACGCGGCCGCCCGCGACCTCGACGCCGCCCGCGAGTTCGAGCACGCCCTCGGCTTCTACGCGCGCGACTACACGCTGCAGATCCTGCGCGGCCCGCGCACGCCGTGGGCGCGGATGCAGCAGGCCCGCCGCCGTCTGGACGGCCTGATCCTCGGGGAGATCCAGCGGCGCCGGCGCAGCGGCGAGCGCGGCCCGGACATCCTCTCGATGCTGCTCGACGCGCAGGACGAGGACGGCTCGCGGCTGTCGGACCAGCACGTCCGCGACGAGGTCATGACGCTCCTGTTCGCCGGGCACGACACGACGACCTCGACCGTCTCGTTCCTCTTCCACGAGCTGTCACGCACGCCGCAGGCGCGCGAGCGGCTGCGCGCGAAGCTCGACGACGGGGACGGCGAGCTCGAGCGCGTGCTCGACGAGACGCTGCGCCTGTACCCGCCCGCGTGGATCGGGCCGCGCCGCTCGATCGAGCCGTTCGAGCTGTGCGGGCACCGCATCCCCGGGGACGTGCCCGTGAACTACTGCTCGTGGGCGAGCCACCGGCTGCCCGACGTGTGGGACGAGCCCGACGCGTTCCGGCCCGACCGGTTCCTGCCCGGCGGCGAGGTCAGCCGGCTGCCCAAGGGCGCGTACGTGCCGTTCGGGGGCGGCTCGCGCACGTGCATCGGGATGCGGTTCGGCCAGGCGGAGATCGCGATCATCGTCCGCGAGCTCGTGCGGCGGTTCGACCTCGACCTGCCGCCCGGCTTCCGCCTGCGGATCCGGCAGATGCCGACGATCAGCCCCGCTGACGGGATGCCGATGACGCTGCGGGCCGTCTGA
- a CDS encoding glycosyltransferase family 2 protein: protein MTVGVLLPVHGFAPFLAEAIDAVLAQDPAPDVVVVVDDGSPVPVALHPDHLAAGVRRVRRATAGGPAAARDTGLRALDPAVTFVALCDADDTWEPGALAAHLRAHAASPGAGWSFGRSRVVGVDGRPTGERWDEPAPGRHDAAALGRALHAANPVPTSSVVLRREALAAVGGFAAPVRVAEDWELWLRLCAAGHDALCVPDAVVRYRRHPGGLTADVAALARAQLEVRERHVALAAGPDTVARARAADLAALADGLARAGDPRAARAAWARVARERPLTARERARRLALALPGVRARVGRGPAY, encoded by the coding sequence GTGACGGTCGGCGTGCTGCTCCCGGTCCACGGCTTCGCGCCGTTCCTCGCCGAGGCGATCGACGCGGTCCTCGCCCAGGACCCGGCGCCGGACGTGGTCGTCGTGGTCGACGACGGCTCCCCCGTCCCGGTCGCGCTGCACCCCGACCACCTCGCCGCGGGCGTGCGGCGCGTGCGCCGGGCCACCGCCGGCGGGCCGGCCGCCGCGCGCGACACGGGCCTGCGCGCGCTCGACCCCGCGGTGACGTTCGTGGCGCTCTGCGACGCCGACGACACGTGGGAGCCGGGCGCGCTCGCCGCGCACCTGCGGGCGCACGCGGCGTCGCCGGGGGCGGGCTGGAGCTTCGGGCGCTCCCGCGTCGTCGGGGTCGACGGGCGGCCGACCGGGGAGCGCTGGGACGAGCCCGCGCCCGGCCGGCACGACGCCGCGGCGCTGGGCCGCGCGCTCCACGCCGCCAACCCGGTGCCGACCTCGAGCGTCGTGCTGCGCCGCGAGGCGCTGGCGGCGGTCGGCGGCTTCGCCGCGCCGGTGCGGGTCGCCGAGGACTGGGAGCTGTGGCTGCGCCTGTGCGCCGCGGGCCACGACGCGCTCTGCGTGCCCGACGCGGTCGTGCGCTACCGCCGCCACCCGGGCGGGCTGACCGCCGACGTCGCCGCGCTCGCCCGCGCGCAGCTCGAGGTCCGCGAGCGCCACGTCGCGCTCGCCGCCGGGCCCGACACGGTCGCCCGGGCGCGCGCCGCGGACCTCGCGGCGCTCGCCGACGGCCTGGCCCGCGCCGGTGACCCGCGCGCGGCGCGCGCGGCGTGGGCGCGCGTGGCCCGTGAGCGCCCGCTCACCGCGCGCGAGCGGGCGCGGCGTCTGGCGCTCGCGCTGCCGGGCGTGCGCGCCCGGGTCGGGCGCGGCCCCGCCTACTGA